In the genome of Candidatus Chlamydia corallus, the window GGGGAAGTATGGGAAAAACAGGGATTTTCTAGGAGGCCGTTTTTGTGTCTGGGAAGAAAGATAGTGTTGGGGGAATGATCTTTGTCCCTCTTGGAATCCTATTACTAATCTTTTTGCCTCTTCCTCAGATCCTTCTTGATTTTGGATTATGTGTTAGTTTTGCATTATCTTTATTGACTGTCTGCTGGGTGTTTAATCTAAATTCAAGTAGTTCAGGGAAGCTCTTTTCTCCTTTTTTCTTGTACCTTTGCCTATTGCGATTGGGACTAAATCTTGCCTCGACACGGCGGATTGTCTCATTGGGAACAGCCTCTCCTATGATTTTTTCTCTAGGAAGTTTTTTCTCTTTGGGAAGTTTATGGGCAGCAACATTTGCGTGCCTCCTTCTTTTCTTTGTGAACTTTTTGATGATTTCCAAGGGTTCTGAAAGAATTGCAGAGGTGCGTTCTCGATTTGTCTTAGAAGCTCTTCCAGCCAAACAGATGGCTTTAGATGCTGATCTTGTTTCTGGAAGAGCTTCGTATAAGGCCATCAAAAGACAAAAAAATGAACTTGTAGAAGAAAGCGATTTCTTTTCTGCCATGGAGGGGGTCTTTCGTTTTGTTAAAGGGGATGCTATTATTAGTTGTATCCTTTTGCTTGTTAACGTGATTTCTGTAACTTGTCTTCATTATACTTCGGGTTATCCTCTTGAAGAAATGTGGTTTACAGTTTTAGGAGATACTCTAGTTAGTCAAGTTCCTGCTTTGCTTACTTCCTGTGCTGCAGCGACTCTTATCAGTAAAATCGATAAGGAAGAGAGCCTCTTAAACCGTCTAATAGAATACTACAAACAGTTGCGTCAGCATTTCAGAGTTGTCGCGCTATTGATCCTTTCTTTATGCTGTATTCCAAGTTCCCCAAAGTTTCCTATAGCTTTGCTTGCAAGTCTCTTATGGTTGGCATATCGAAAAGAGGAGCTTTCATCAGAAGATTCTTGTATAGCACACGCTTTCTCTTATGTAGAGGGGGTGTGCCCTAAAGAACAAGAATCCGAGTTCTATCGAGTATATCGCATTGCATCTGACAAAGTATTTGAAGATCTAGGAGTTAGGTTGCCTAAGCTGCATTGTCTGCGTAGTGAGGGAGAACGTCCTTCGCTTCGATTATTCGGCCAGAATTTATACTTTGATGAAATGACTGTAAAGACACTGCTTCCTTTCTTGAGAAACATAGCTCATGAGGCTCTGAATGGAGAGGCGGTCCAAAAGTACCTTCAAGAATCAGAGAGGTTATTCGGCATCGCCGTTGAGGAAATCATTCCCAAGAAAATCTCCTTAAGCTCGCTTGTGGTTCTTTCTCGTCTACTTGTTAGAGAAAGAGTATCGCTTAAGCTCTTTCCAAAGATCCTAGAGGCAGTTGCCGTATACCAAAATTCTGGAGATAGCTTGGAGATCCTTGCTGAAAAAGTGCGAAAATCTCTGGGGCATTGGATTGGAAGAAGCCTATGGGATCAGAAACAAACTCTTGAGGTCATCACCGTAGATTTTCATGTTGAAGAATTGATAAATAGTTCTTATTCAAAGTCTAATCCCGCAATGCAAGAGAACGTTATTCGCCAGATAGATAGTCTTTTAGAACAGTCAGTATTTAAAGATTTCCGAGCTATTGTTACCAGCTGTGAAACACGGTTTGAAATGAAAAAAATGCTCGATCCACATTTTCCAGATCTTTTGGTGTTATCTCATAATGAACTTCCTAAAGAAATCCCAATTTCCTTTTTAGGAATAGTTTCGGACGAGGTTTTAGTTCCCTAGTTTAATTCAATATGTGGTAAAACTTAGTATTTTTATGTTTTTTGTTAGTGTAAGTATTGTTTAAAAATTTTTTTTAAATTAATCTAATAAATAACTACATAAGAAAAAATTTGTGAAAACACAGCAGACTCAAAACATTGCAGAGGTTTGGAGCTTCTATTGGGAAACTCAACAAATTGAGTATCGCGATAGCTTAATCGAGTTCTACTTGCCTTTAGTAAAAAGTGTGGTTCATCGTTTGATTTCAGGGATGCCTGCTCACGTTAAGACCGAGGATTTATATGCTTCAGGTATTGAAGGCTTACTGCGTGCGGTTGAACGCTATAATCCCGAGAGAAGTCCTCGGTTTAAAGGGTATGCGGTATTTTTGATTAAGGCTGCAATTATTGATGATCTGCGTAAGCAAGACTGGGTTCCCCGCAGTGTACATCAAAAAGCGAATAAGTTGTCAGGAGCTATGGACTGTCTTCGCCAGTCTTTAGGCAAAGAACCCACTGATCTTGAACTTTGTGAGTATCTCAATATTTCGCAACAAGAACTCTCGGGATGGTTTGTATCAGCTCGTCCTGCACTACTTGTTTCCTTGAATGAAGAGTGGCCTTCCCAAAGTGATGCTGGATGTGGTATAACCCTTCAAGAGAAAATCGCCGATGAACGGGCGGAGACAGGTTACGATGTTGTAGATAAAAAAGAATTTTCTCTATATCTAGCCAATGCAATTCAGGAACTTGAGGAAAAGGAACGCAAGGTCATGGCCTTGTATTACTATGAAGAGCTTGTCCTTAAGGAAATCGGCAAGGTCCTCGGAGTAAGTGAATCTCGCGTTTCTCAAATTCACTCTAAAGCACTACTTAAGCTTCGTGCAGCGTTATCGGCGTTTCGATAAATAAAATTCCCAGGTTTTAAGAGAATTCCCATAGCTAGGAGTACCCCACCTACGACACAAACTAATCCGTAAAGAATCTGTTTAGTCAACACCATAACAATGCAGCCGACAATCGTGCAAATTCCTCCCAGAGTCAAAAGAAGAATATTGAGCAGCCATTCTTTCAAACATGGCGAGAGGAGGGGGAAGGCTTTTGTAGTTGGGGGAATGGTATTTAGAACAGTCGGAACCCCGAGCGGAGATGTAGACATAGCAACCTTATCTTTAGAAAAGATAGAAGTTATGGTACCCCAGAGAGGGGATTATTCTCAGCGTACAATCTTTTCTTTATTCTTAGATAAGCGGTGCCTTGCATATAAGCTTCAGGATCGATAAGATAGAGCTTCGCAATTCTTACTGTGTGCCACCACTCATGCAATCATGGTTAAACTACTTACAAGAGCGAGATATTGTTGAAGATTTTTCCTCTGGCTTGGAGTCCGTAGAGGGACCTATATCAGGTTATTTGGGATTTGATCCTACCGGACCAGCTTTGCACATTGGTCACTGGATTGGGATTTGTTTCTTGAAACGACTGGCGACTTTAGGGGTGACTCCTGTGGCGCTAGTTGGGGGAGCTACAGGCATGGTTGGGGATCCCTCAGGGAAACATAGTGAGAGGTCGCTACTTCAGACAGACGAAGTTTTAGATAATAGTCAAAAGATTAGCGCGTGTTTGCAGAGATATCTTCCTGGTATTACTCTTGTAAACAATGCAGACTGGCTGCAGAAGATGTCCTTGATTGATTTTTTACGTGATGTAGGGAAACACTTTCGTTTAGGCCAAATGCTCGCAAAAGATACAATAAGGCAGCGGGTGCAGTCTGATGAGGGAATTAGCTATACTGAATTTAGCTATTTAATCCTGCAGTCATACGATTTTTATCACCTATTTAAAAATTACCGCACAATCTTGCAGTGTGGTGGTAGCGATCAGTGGGGGAATATCACTTCAGGAATAGATTTCATTCGCCGTAAAGGATTAGGTCAGGCTTACGGTCTTACCTATCCTTTATTAACTAATGCTCAAGGGAAAAAAATAGGAAAAACAGAATCAGGAACCGTATGGCTCGATCCAGAACGAACCTCTCCTTTTGAGCTATACCAATACCTGCTCCGTTTGCCTGATAGCGACATCCCTAAAATTGCTAGGACGTTAACTTTATTGAGCAATGAAAAAATTCACGATATTGATAGAGAATTACAGACCGATCCAATTGCAGTAAAGGAGTTTGTCGCTCAAGATATCCTGCGTGCTATTCATGGAGAACCAGGGCTTCAAGAGGCACTTTCCGTAACTCGTAGTATCCATCCAGGGAGTCTTTCATCCTTATCCCAAGAAGATTTTCATGAGTTATTTGTAGGAGGTATGGGAGTGTCATTGGATAAATCTGAGGTATTAGGAAAGCAATGGTTAGACGTATTTTTTGCTGTAGAACTGTGTAAATCCAAAGGAGAAGCTCGAAGGCTAATTGAACAAAAAGGATTATATATTAATAATGTGCCCCTTGCTAATGAGCAGAGTGTTTGTGAAGAAAAAGATATCTTTTATGGTCACTACGTGTTGTTAGCTCAAGGTAAAAAGCGAAAACTTGTTCTATATCTAAACTAGTTTAAGGAGGTTAGGTAGATTTGCAAACGGATATTGGTCTTATAGGCTTAGCTGTCATGGGGAAAAATCTTGTCTTAAACATGATAGATCATGGCTTTTCTGTCTCTGTGTATAATCGGACTCCAGAGAAAACTCGGGATTTCTTGAAAGAACATCCGAATCACAAAGAACTTTTGGGTTTTGAATCGCTCGAAGATTTCGTGACTTCTTTGCAGAGGCCCCGGAAGATAATGTTGATGATACAGGCAGGGCAGCCCGTGGATCAAAGCATTCATTTGCTATTGCCTTTGCTAGAATCAGGCGATGTGATTATCGATGGTGGGAATAGCTATTTTAAAGATTCCGAACGCCGATGTAAAGAATTGCAGGAAAAAGGGATTCTCTTCTTAGGCGTGGGGATTTCTGGAGGAGAAGAAGGTTCGCGTTATGGCCCATCAATTATGCCTGGGGGAAATCCTGAGGCGTGGCCACTAGTGGCTCCTATTTTTCAATCAATAGCAGCACAAGTGAACGGCAGTCCCTGCTGTTCTTGGGTAGGAGTTGGCGGTGCAGGTCACTATGTAAAGGCTGTCCATAACGGTATAGAATACGGAGATATCCAGTTGATATGTGAAGCCTACGGTATTTTGAGGGATTTTCTAGAACTTTCTTCAACTGCCGTTGCTACAATTTTTAAAGAATGGAATACCCTAGAATTAGAAAGTTATCTGATTCGCATTGCTGCTGAAGTCTTGGCCTTGAAAGATACGAATGGAGTCCCTGTCATTGATACCATTTTAGATGTTGTTGGTCAAAAGGGTACTGGAAAATGGACCGCGATCGATGCTTTAAATTCTGGAGTGCCCCTCTCTTTAATCATAGAAGCTGTTCTTGCTCGTTTCCTTTCTTCTTGGAAAGAGGTTCGTGAGAGAGCTGCTCGTGATTATCCAGGAACTCCCTTAATTTTTCAAAAGCCTCATGATGCCTCAGTATTTATTCAAGATATTTTTCATGCTTTGTATGCTTCAAAGATCATCAGCTATGCCCAAGGATTCATGCTTTTAGGAGAAGCTTCAGAAGAATACAATTGGGAATTGCACTTAGGAGAAATTGCTTTGTTATGGCGCGGGGGCTGCATTATTCAAAGCGCATTTTTGGATGTTATATATAAGGGATTTGCTGCTAACCCAAACGATTCTTCTCTCATCTTCCAAGAATATTTTCGTGCAGCACTACGCCACGCTGAGACGGGATGGCGTAGGACAGTAGTCACTGCAATTGGCGCAGGACTGCCTATTCCATGTTTAGCAGCAGCCATTACCTTCTATGACGGCTATCGCACAGCAAACTCTTCTATGTCGTTAGCTCAGGGACTTCGAGATTATTTTGGGGCTCATACTTATGAACGTAAAGATTGCCCTCGAGGAGAGTTCTATCATACCGATTGGGTACACACAAAAATTACAGAAAGAGTCAAGTAAATGCAAGAAATCTCAAGATAAAAACGATCTTGAGATTTCGTTCGCATCATTAACAAAGATTGCTGAGTTTAAGCTCTGATGTTAATCTAATTTTAGAACTTCGATAAACGCTGTATTGGGAATGGAAACTTTCCCAAATTCTTTCATACGTTTTTTCCCTTTCTTTTGCTTTTCCCATAGTTTTCGCTTCCTAGTAATATCTCCACCATAACACTTTGCTGTGACATTCTTAGAAAGAGCACGAATAGTTTCTCTAGCAATTACTTTTTTATTAATAGCAGCTTGAATGGGAATCTTGAATAGTTGTTGTGGAATCACATCAACAAGTTTCTCACAGATACTTCTTCCACGAGATTCTGCTTTGTCTCTATGGACTAAACAAGAAAAAGCATCTATAGGCTCTTCGTTGATCAGGACCTCTAATTTGATGATCGATCCCTTACGATAATCTCCAAGACGGTAGTCAAACGATCCGTAACCTTTGGTTACGGACTTCAACTTATCATTGAAATCTGAGACAATTTCATTTAAGGGAAGGTCATAAGAAAGAACCAAGCGGTGCTGATCTAACATCTCGGTTTTTATGCACACGCCGCGTTTATCTAAACAGAGGCTCATGATATTGCTCAGATATTCTTGAGGAGTGATAATATTCACATGAACCCAAGGTTCTTCGACATGCTCAATGATCGCAGGATCGGGGTATCCTGAGGGGTTATCAATATGTAGAGTCTTCCCATTTTTTAAGATCACTTTATAGATCACACTCGGAGCTGTTGCAATAATATCTAAGTCAAATTCTCGAATGATTCTTTCAAAGATAATTTCAAGATGAAGAAGACCTAAGAAACCACAACGAAAACCAAAACCTAGAGAGTGACTGCTTTCTTGTTCTACGGTTAAAGCAGAATCATTGAGCTGCAGTCTTCCTAAAGCATCTTTCAAAGTATCAAAATCAGAAGAATCTATAGGATAAATTCCAGCAAAGACTACTGGATTGATTTCTTTAAAGCCTTCTAGAGGGGTTTTCGCAGGATGCTTTGCTTTAGTGACTGTATCGCCGATCTTCACATCCTTAACTTTTTTGAGATTAGCAATAAAGAAACCTACCTGTCCAGGGCGTAATGAGTCTTCTATAAACGTCGCTTTAGGGAGAAAGGCTCCTATACCTAATACTTCAAATGAGGAGCCTTTAGAAGCCATAAAAATAATACGATCCCCCTTTTTTAATTCACCACTAATAATGCGTACATAGACCATAATTCCAACGTAAGAATCATAATGGGAATCAAAGACTAGCGCTTTAAGCTCGGTTTCTTCAGGTGCTTTTGGAGAAGGAACAAGCTCAATAATTGCTGTAAGGATGTCTGGGATCCCGACCCCTGTTTTTGCAGAACAGGCTACAATGTTCGTAGTATCTAGGCCTATATAATCTTCAATCTGTTTGGCAATCCTAACGGGATCAGCAGCAGGAAGATCAATCTTATTTAATACAGGAATGATCTCCAGATCTCTCTCGAGAGCAAGGTAGACATTAGCAAGGCTTTGCGCCTGCACGCCTTGAGCAGCATCCACAATAAGTAAGGCTCCCTCACATGTAGCTAGAGATCGGGAGACTTCATAGGAAAAGTCCACGTGGCCAGGTGTATCAATTAAATTCAGTTGATAAACTTCTCCTTCATATACATAGGTCATGGTCACAGGATGGGCCTTAATTGTAATGCCACGCTCTCTTTCAAGATCCATAGAATCTAAAAGTTGCTCACGCATTTCCCGCTCTTCTACTGTGCTTGTACTTTCTAAAAGGCGATCAGCAATTGTAGACTTCCCGTGATCGATATGCGCTATAATTGAAAAATTACGAATGTTCTCTAGCTTATATTCTTTCAAAATATACTGTGGTGTCGTCTGGTTTTATTAATGGCTTCATAAGGCTGTATTGAGAAAAATCGTTTAGAAAAAGATCAGTCTCTAAAATATTCTTACAGCTTGCATTTCTTATTTTTTTGCTAACAAGAAGATCCTGGCGGTTATCTTTAGCTTTGCACAAGTCAAAGTATAATAGATGACATGTAGAAACCACAAGAGTTTAAAGTCGAATCCGCGGTACGGTTCCAGAGTTGCTATCCCTATCGAAATGAAGTTAGAAGAAGTTCCACGCTAGTATGATTAAAATTATTACGGCCAGGGACTCTTCTGAAAGGGAAAAACGTTCTAAAAGAAAAAATAAAAAGCATTTACTATTTATAGTTGTTAATCTAGACTGCCTTCTGTTTCTTTTGCTTTACGCATAGCAAATGCGAAATATTACTTAATTGTTCCTGGTGTTGATTATGAGTGGGTTACTCGTTGTTCCACAAACTGTCTTTCAAAGATATGACACCAAAAGTTTTTCAAAAACTTCATTGATAGAAAATATTCTTTTGAGAATTTTTCTAATTTTTTCCACAGCTTTTTTGGCCTTTATAGTTTTTATCTGTCTTCCGTTTGGGGTTGCGTGCTTTGTAAGCGTGGTCTTTGGTCTTATATCCTTAGCTTTGCTTATCCTATCTTTGCTGGAATTAATCCAAGCATATCGTAAAGAAGACCCCCTACCCCTCCCTATGGGGTTTTTAAAGTTGATAGAAACGCACTACCCTCTTTCTATTTTTTATCTCGCTCTCAAAAAAAGACTCACTTTTGAAGAACTACATAAAATCATAGAATGTGCACAAAATAAAGTATCCTTAGAGGATCACCTATCACCATCTTTGCTTGAGAAAGTTCGTGCTTTTGGTATGGAGAACCTAACTAAAGACATTAGCAACTATCGCTTCCCCCTCATTTCATTAGAAGAGCTTATGCTGAAACATTGTCCTTTGTATTGGCTGCATCAATTCGTAGAATCTGGTTCTAAAGATGTGACGTTGTCTTTAATTGGCAAAGAAGAAAGTAGGTTAGATTATTGGCTAGGACCTCTGAACAAGGACACTTCTTCCCAAACTGTTTTTGATACAGCTGTTCACGCCATCTCTAATGAGATTTCCGAAAAGCAATTAGAAACTTTAGAATGTCATCTATACAAGCAGGTGGATGATGAAATGAATGAAAGCATCCATGATTGGGATAGTTCTCTTGTGCGCAATATTGTAAAAGACTTGGTCCAAGCTTGTAAGAAAAATGAAAGCAATGTATTTGGTCCTTATGCCCAAGAAACTCCTCCTAAATTTACTGAAGAAAGAGTGGATCAACTCTTACATTTCATCGTTGAAAAACGCTTTTCTTTTGCACAACTTAAGATGATTAGCAAGTTGAGCTTTACCGACTGGCAATGGCTTTGCTCTATAGATACCATGGGAATGTCGGGGTCTCAGGTAGCCTCTTTCGGAAGCTTTCTTTTACCCCTTGTATCTAATCCCTATATTCAACTTGCTCTTTGGGAAGAATTACGAGTAGCTGTGAAGCAAAATCTCTTGCTAGACCCTGTTCAGAATGCTAGTCAAGCTATTTGCAATCTATTTTCTGAAGTTGCAGAACCTCTTCGAAAGAAACTTAAGAGAGAAAAATAACCTTATTAATTTTAGAATGATTTAACAAAACTATTCTAAATACTCCTGTAGTTAGCTTACAGCGAAGATACTTGGTTATACAATCTTTGTAGAGATACGCCAACTATAGTCAGGTTTCCCAGCTTCTCGGCTTATCGAGCGGCGTTTCGTCTTAGTATCCTTTCAGTCCTTGCTGCTATAATTTCTATAATTGCTTTGGTATACAGTTCTTCTCTTCCATCCACATGTTTAGGAACTGCCTGATCCTAGTCTGATTCGTTCTTTTTGCTTCTGCTGAGATCACTGTTTCTAAGATCAGAAAAGAATCAGGGGACGTGCATCCCTACAAGCGAGGTAGGCACCTAATTTTGGAGAACTTCTTCTGCAATATTGTCCGTTTCCTTAGTTGGGATGAGCTGCGCGAAATACAAATCCAAGAAAGATTGGAGAAAGGAGAAGTCGTAGACAATCTTTGTTTGACCTTTAAAAAACAATTTAAAAAATTATAAAACGTCTTTAAAAACTACTCTAAATACTATTTAGATATAAGGCGGGAGAAAAAATAACAAGCGCATCTTGTGGAAATTTCCTAAGTTGTTAAGCATCAATCCTAAATTTTTTAGGGACTTGTAAAAGGTATTTCTACTCTAAATTCTCAGTGAGAACCCTTCTTAAAGGCACTTTTTATTATAGGAATTTCTTGAATTCGAGATTTTTATTTACACATAATCTATAATGCCTTGAATAAATCTATATTCAAGGAGTAACTATGAGCATGACTATCATTCCACATGCTTTATTTAAAAATCACTGCGAGTGCCACACTTCCTGTTCTTTAAGTTCAAGGACTGTGTTACGAGTAGCCATTGCTAGCCTCTTTTGTATAGGAGCGTTAGTAGCTTTAGGGTGTTTATCGGCTCCCATTTCTTATATTGTTGGAGGCGTTTTAGCTCTTGTTGCTTTGGTCATTCTTGCTTTGGTGATTTTAGCTTTAATTTTTGGAGAGAAGAAGCTCCCTCCAACGCCAAGAATCATTCCCGAGAGTTTTGCTGAGGTCATAGGGGAGACCTACAGCCCTGGAATTGCTGCTTTTGTAAAAGAACAGCAGTTGACGTTAGCCGAGTTTAGACAATTTTCTATCGCGCTACTTTGTAATATCTCTGTTGAAGAGAAAATAAAACAACTCTCTTCTGAATTACAAACTAAAATAAAGAACTACGGCATTAACAAACTCGAAGATGATTTAGCAAAAAATACCTGGCCAGTATTTGAAGATATCTTAAACCAATCCTGTCCGATGTATTGGCTTCAGAAATTTATATCAGCAGGAGATCCAAAAGTCTGTCAAGACTTAGGCCTACCTAAAGAATGTTACGGGTACTATTGGTTAGGGCCTTTGGGGCATAGTACAGCTAAATCAACAATTTTTTATAATGCGATGCGCAATATCCTTGGAAAATTAACGAAAGAAGACATTACATTGTTACAAAACAAGGCCCTTCAAGGGCAATGGGACGACGAGGCAGTCAAGGAAGTTATTTACCGCATACACAACACCTATGCCAAACAGGGGGTGCTTACAAAAGAGGTGATCAGCAAGGAATTGCTCTTGTTGAGCTTGCATGGATATTCTTTTGATCAGATTCAGTTGATTACGCAACTTCCTCAGGATACCTGGGAATCGCTGTGTTATATGGATAATGGTACGGCATATAACCTTCAGCTTTGTGTTCTTGGAGGAGCTCTATCATCACAAAATCTTCTTGAAGAAACCTCTAAGGATTTTGATATAAACATATGTCTCTTCGTTATGAAGGATCTAAAAGAAAAGGTCGAAGTTTTCAAAACTTCTGAGGATTTTCAAAAGATGGGGCTGGGGAAATACTTACTACAATGTCTGAGTGCAGTTTCTAAGCGACTAGCAAGTATATTAAGACAGGGGCTTCTGTTGCGAGCTATAGCTCATGGAGAAAAGAAGACTCCAATTTATGAAGTCGATTTTACGACAGGGACCAGAAAACTAACTCGTTCCTCTAAAAGTGGTAAGGCTACCTAGGCTTTTAGTCTCAAAAGGAGACAAGGGAAGATATCGAAAGAGAGTTTCCTATTTTGAAATAGAAATCTCTAAGACATAAGTATCAGGAAGGCACCTTTTCTTGAATTTGAACAGGGACCTCCTCTTCTGTTTGAGGTTGAGCGAAGATTTTTTTCGTCAGTGGATGGACTGTTGTGTTTAGTAAGCCTTTAAAGGTTGAATTATAGGTTGTTAAATTCTCCAGGAAAGTCGCTAGAGTCGTTGATTCCCTACGGATCGTTTTAAACTGATCTAAATTAAGGAGAGTCAGCAAAGGGAGAAAAGCTTCGCTTTTTCTATTAATTAGGCCTTGTGTGTAGAGATTTCCAATTAGAGACGCCAACTCCATGTTTTGAGATTGTCCTATGTAGTCTGAATTCAGGGAACAGAGGTTTTCCCATAAATTACATGGGACTGTTTTGATTAGGGACATCTGTTTCCAAGAGTACTGATGCTTAAAAATAAAAAACAGCATCTTGTAGAATGCATTTTCTTCAAGAGGCGGCTCTGATAGATTTTCATAGGATTGATACGCGGTACGATACATAGCAAAGAGCTGCTGTTTCATAGAATTTAAATCGTTATTATCAAGGTTCCACTCTCCGTTTAATGCTGCATACTTAAGATATCGAAAAGTATTTTGGGTCAAGACTCTAGCTAAAACTAGTGTATGTAGATTCAGAATGGAGGGATTAGCTTGTTTAAAACCTAAGGGAATAAACCAATAGATAGGAAGCATTTCTTTTTTTACATAATCCCGAATTTCTTCTTCTGTAGAGCTGTCACTACTTCTCTTCATTCCATAAAGTTCTATAACGTTGCTACCAGAAGAAATAAACTCCCCCAGCCAA includes:
- a CDS encoding FHIPEP family type III secretion protein is translated as MSGKKDSVGGMIFVPLGILLLIFLPLPQILLDFGLCVSFALSLLTVCWVFNLNSSSSGKLFSPFFLYLCLLRLGLNLASTRRIVSLGTASPMIFSLGSFFSLGSLWAATFACLLLFFVNFLMISKGSERIAEVRSRFVLEALPAKQMALDADLVSGRASYKAIKRQKNELVEESDFFSAMEGVFRFVKGDAIISCILLLVNVISVTCLHYTSGYPLEEMWFTVLGDTLVSQVPALLTSCAAATLISKIDKEESLLNRLIEYYKQLRQHFRVVALLILSLCCIPSSPKFPIALLASLLWLAYRKEELSSEDSCIAHAFSYVEGVCPKEQESEFYRVYRIASDKVFEDLGVRLPKLHCLRSEGERPSLRLFGQNLYFDEMTVKTLLPFLRNIAHEALNGEAVQKYLQESERLFGIAVEEIIPKKISLSSLVVLSRLLVRERVSLKLFPKILEAVAVYQNSGDSLEILAEKVRKSLGHWIGRSLWDQKQTLEVITVDFHVEELINSSYSKSNPAMQENVIRQIDSLLEQSVFKDFRAIVTSCETRFEMKKMLDPHFPDLLVLSHNELPKEIPISFLGIVSDEVLVP
- a CDS encoding FliA/WhiG family RNA polymerase sigma factor gives rise to the protein MKTQQTQNIAEVWSFYWETQQIEYRDSLIEFYLPLVKSVVHRLISGMPAHVKTEDLYASGIEGLLRAVERYNPERSPRFKGYAVFLIKAAIIDDLRKQDWVPRSVHQKANKLSGAMDCLRQSLGKEPTDLELCEYLNISQQELSGWFVSARPALLVSLNEEWPSQSDAGCGITLQEKIADERAETGYDVVDKKEFSLYLANAIQELEEKERKVMALYYYEELVLKEIGKVLGVSESRVSQIHSKALLKLRAALSAFR
- the tyrS gene encoding tyrosine--tRNA ligase, with the translated sequence MQSWLNYLQERDIVEDFSSGLESVEGPISGYLGFDPTGPALHIGHWIGICFLKRLATLGVTPVALVGGATGMVGDPSGKHSERSLLQTDEVLDNSQKISACLQRYLPGITLVNNADWLQKMSLIDFLRDVGKHFRLGQMLAKDTIRQRVQSDEGISYTEFSYLILQSYDFYHLFKNYRTILQCGGSDQWGNITSGIDFIRRKGLGQAYGLTYPLLTNAQGKKIGKTESGTVWLDPERTSPFELYQYLLRLPDSDIPKIARTLTLLSNEKIHDIDRELQTDPIAVKEFVAQDILRAIHGEPGLQEALSVTRSIHPGSLSSLSQEDFHELFVGGMGVSLDKSEVLGKQWLDVFFAVELCKSKGEARRLIEQKGLYINNVPLANEQSVCEEKDIFYGHYVLLAQGKKRKLVLYLN
- the gnd gene encoding decarboxylating NADP(+)-dependent phosphogluconate dehydrogenase, with product MQTDIGLIGLAVMGKNLVLNMIDHGFSVSVYNRTPEKTRDFLKEHPNHKELLGFESLEDFVTSLQRPRKIMLMIQAGQPVDQSIHLLLPLLESGDVIIDGGNSYFKDSERRCKELQEKGILFLGVGISGGEEGSRYGPSIMPGGNPEAWPLVAPIFQSIAAQVNGSPCCSWVGVGGAGHYVKAVHNGIEYGDIQLICEAYGILRDFLELSSTAVATIFKEWNTLELESYLIRIAAEVLALKDTNGVPVIDTILDVVGQKGTGKWTAIDALNSGVPLSLIIEAVLARFLSSWKEVRERAARDYPGTPLIFQKPHDASVFIQDIFHALYASKIISYAQGFMLLGEASEEYNWELHLGEIALLWRGGCIIQSAFLDVIYKGFAANPNDSSLIFQEYFRAALRHAETGWRRTVVTAIGAGLPIPCLAAAITFYDGYRTANSSMSLAQGLRDYFGAHTYERKDCPRGEFYHTDWVHTKITERVK
- the lepA gene encoding translation elongation factor 4 encodes the protein MKEYKLENIRNFSIIAHIDHGKSTIADRLLESTSTVEEREMREQLLDSMDLERERGITIKAHPVTMTYVYEGEVYQLNLIDTPGHVDFSYEVSRSLATCEGALLIVDAAQGVQAQSLANVYLALERDLEIIPVLNKIDLPAADPVRIAKQIEDYIGLDTTNIVACSAKTGVGIPDILTAIIELVPSPKAPEETELKALVFDSHYDSYVGIMVYVRIISGELKKGDRIIFMASKGSSFEVLGIGAFLPKATFIEDSLRPGQVGFFIANLKKVKDVKIGDTVTKAKHPAKTPLEGFKEINPVVFAGIYPIDSSDFDTLKDALGRLQLNDSALTVEQESSHSLGFGFRCGFLGLLHLEIIFERIIREFDLDIIATAPSVIYKVILKNGKTLHIDNPSGYPDPAIIEHVEEPWVHVNIITPQEYLSNIMSLCLDKRGVCIKTEMLDQHRLVLSYDLPLNEIVSDFNDKLKSVTKGYGSFDYRLGDYRKGSIIKLEVLINEEPIDAFSCLVHRDKAESRGRSICEKLVDVIPQQLFKIPIQAAINKKVIARETIRALSKNVTAKCYGGDITRKRKLWEKQKKGKKRMKEFGKVSIPNTAFIEVLKLD
- a CDS encoding DUF1389 domain-containing protein, translating into MSGLLVVPQTVFQRYDTKSFSKTSLIENILLRIFLIFSTAFLAFIVFICLPFGVACFVSVVFGLISLALLILSLLELIQAYRKEDPLPLPMGFLKLIETHYPLSIFYLALKKRLTFEELHKIIECAQNKVSLEDHLSPSLLEKVRAFGMENLTKDISNYRFPLISLEELMLKHCPLYWLHQFVESGSKDVTLSLIGKEESRLDYWLGPLNKDTSSQTVFDTAVHAISNEISEKQLETLECHLYKQVDDEMNESIHDWDSSLVRNIVKDLVQACKKNESNVFGPYAQETPPKFTEERVDQLLHFIVEKRFSFAQLKMISKLSFTDWQWLCSIDTMGMSGSQVASFGSFLLPLVSNPYIQLALWEELRVAVKQNLLLDPVQNASQAICNLFSEVAEPLRKKLKREK
- a CDS encoding DUF1389 domain-containing protein, whose translation is MSMTIIPHALFKNHCECHTSCSLSSRTVLRVAIASLFCIGALVALGCLSAPISYIVGGVLALVALVILALVILALIFGEKKLPPTPRIIPESFAEVIGETYSPGIAAFVKEQQLTLAEFRQFSIALLCNISVEEKIKQLSSELQTKIKNYGINKLEDDLAKNTWPVFEDILNQSCPMYWLQKFISAGDPKVCQDLGLPKECYGYYWLGPLGHSTAKSTIFYNAMRNILGKLTKEDITLLQNKALQGQWDDEAVKEVIYRIHNTYAKQGVLTKEVISKELLLLSLHGYSFDQIQLITQLPQDTWESLCYMDNGTAYNLQLCVLGGALSSQNLLEETSKDFDINICLFVMKDLKEKVEVFKTSEDFQKMGLGKYLLQCLSAVSKRLASILRQGLLLRAIAHGEKKTPIYEVDFTTGTRKLTRSSKSGKAT